The genomic region AAGATGTGGATATTTTTTCTCCTGCCTCCTGGGCAGGGATTCTAGAGAATCCTAGCATATCCGGGCAGGAAGGAACTTTCATGCCCTGCAGTCTAGGGGTTCCTAGCTTGGAAGCTTTCCTGGAGCCTCTGACCCCTATCCCAGTGTGCCTTCCCCCAACCAGGGCCCAAAAGAAAACGAACCAGTGAGTGTTGTTAGCAaatataggtttttgttttttttttttacagaaaggaGCTACGGGGCTGTATCCTGGCTCTCAGCAGCCCTTCTTGGGCAAGAACCTGTAAAGGCCGCAGTCCTGCTCCTACCTGGCCCGGCCCTGGGGCTCAGCCAGCCGCTGACAGCCCCCGGAGGTAGTCCCCCACCAGAGGCAGAACGGCCCAGTCATCAGTCCGCAGGGCCACAGGCACTCCGTCCGCCTGGGGTGCTTCCAGCCGCAGCAGCAACCGCGAGTCTGGGGGCAGACGGATGGCTATAAGGTAGCTGGTTGGGGGTTGGGCCACCACCACAAAGGGCTCCAGGTGGCGGGACACCAAGGCCTCCAGCCCGTGTGGCCCGAGTGGGCACCACAAGCGACTCTCGGTGCCCTTTGGCAGGCAGGAGTCCCAGAGCTCCTCAAAGAAGCCCAGCTTGGCCCCCTCGGGGGGCTGGGGGAAAGGCAGAAAGAGGTCAGCGAAGTTCACAAGCAGGGGTGGCAGGTGAGCGTGGCAGGTGAGGCCGCTGGATGTGGTGTACAGGGCGCGCACAGCCAGCCTCGCGGGAGCCGGGCGTCGGGGCTGCAGAGGCAGCAGCAGAGGGCGGGTGGGGCGGCCGGGGCACAGGCAGGGCACGTGCACAGCCCCCAAGGGTGCATAGAGCTGTCTTTCCACACGGAAGCGCAGTTCCAGAGAATACACCTGCTCCAGCACCTCCACCTGGAGCTGCAGCACTGGGGCCGGGCCCTTGGCTCTGTGCGGACCCACGCTTAGCCGAATCGGGGCCGGGGTCTCCTGCACCATCAGCGCTGCAGCAAAGCCCTGGTTCTCGGCCACTAGTGAAGAGGCCAGTGCAGGTGCGGCAAGGGAGGGGCCCAGCGCCACCCCCAGCTTGGGCTCTTCCAGGTGGGCCAGGAGAATGTAGTAGAGGCGCGCGTGGTCCCGCCCATCAGGGTCCTCCAGCTGCCTGGCCAGGGCCTGCAGCAAGTCCGCCAGGCCTCCCCCAACACCTGCCCGTAGCAGGGCCCGGCAGACCTGCAGGAGGGCCTGCTGGAGGCCCCAGTCCGTGCAGCGGGCAGCTGCAGCCTGCAGGAAGCCGAGGGTGGCACTCTGGGCATCCCCATCTGCCACCCTTGCCAGCATCTGCAGGTGCCAACGAAGGGCCTCATCCCTGCCTGGCCTGGACACCACCTCCTGCCGCAAGACCACCTTCAACGGTTCCCCCAGCTCAGGGCCCACCCAATCCAAGAGATCCACGAAATGGGGAGCCAGTGCAGGCCGGGCTCGGTACAGCTGGGCCAGTCCGTGGGTCAAGGGTGTCAGCACCGCAGGTTGCCCGGCCAGGCAGCGAGCAACGAGGTATGAGGCCTGGAAGCAGAGAGTGGCTAAGGCCCGGGGGCCACCATCCAGGGCTGCCCTCTGCCGCAGGCCAGCCAGTAGCTCCTCCAGGTACCGCCGGGAGCTCTGATCCTGGcccttctcctccttttcttcgTCTTCCACACAGAGCAGGCACAGCAGATGCAGGCGGGCCAAGAGGGCCATCGGGTCATGTAGGAGACTGGGCAGGAGGCCACGGCATAGCTGGGACCCCAGCAATAGCGGGGCAGCCTCCTCACCTGCGGGGCCCAGCGGCCAGTTCTCAGGGAAGTTCAAGAGGCAGTGCAGGTAGAAGAGATGggcgggcaggggcagggccggGTGCTGGGCAGCCAAGGTGAGCCGGCGAAGCAGCAAGGCCTCATCCTGGGCTGTGAACAGTGCCTCACCAAAGGCCGCCTTCAGAGCCAGAACGGCGTGCAGCAGTGTAAGCTGTGCTGTGCCCAGCAGCCGTACCAGCTGTGGCTTGAAGAGCACTGGTGGCTGTCCCCGAAGACCCCGCAGGGCCCAGCCCAGCAGCCACAGAAGCTGGGCCTGGGCCACAGGAGTGAGCAGGTAGGAGGCGTCCAGAAGCTGGGCCACGGCAGCCCGCAGCTCCCGGGCCTCCTCAGGACTGAGCTCCAGCGTGGTAAGGCAACACTCCCCCCCCTCAGCTGCTGGCCAACTGGGTGCCTGGGGCTGAAGGTGGGCATCACCCTCCTCAGCTAGCATCCAGTTCCAGGGACCACCCTCAGTGGGACAGTCCCCAGCCACGAGCAGGCCCTGCAGGCCCGCCCTGGCCCTGGCTTGTATCACCAAGGCGTTTCGCAGGGCAAGTGCCAGCAGCAGGCTGAGGGGCTGTACAGGGCCCTCCTGCCCCAGCAGGCCCCGCAGCAGCCCCAGACAGCCCCCCAGCAGCCCAGGCTTGCAGCTCTCCAGTTCCCGCAGGCACTCCCACGCTGTGGCCTGCAGAGGGCGCTGTTCCGAGGCAGGGCCAAAGCTTCGCCCCAAATCGCGGCCCGAGGCCAAGACCAGCAGCAGGGGCAAGAGCCGGCGGGAGGCTCCCGAGGTGGGGCCCAGCGCACCTCCTGCCGCCAAGGCTGTGGTGGCCGCCAGCAGAAGGGGCCGCCGCAGAGCCGAGGGCCGCGGGGGTAGAAGGACCAGGGTATCCAACAGGGAGGTGGCAGCTGCTTCGGCCGCAGGAGCGTCCGGCCACAGCTGGGCTGGGTACTCCAAGCTCAGAGCCAGCAAGGAAACCTGGGGACAGGGGATTCTGGGTGGGAATCACGAAGCTGAGGTTCAGGGCACGGCGGGCT from Eubalaena glacialis isolate mEubGla1 chromosome 10, mEubGla1.1.hap2.+ XY, whole genome shotgun sequence harbors:
- the AP5B1 gene encoding AP-5 complex subunit beta-1, producing the protein MGPTSRETWAQRLGTFRASPSAFMAGPEGEDLGRHLLSDLRSEKLSEPTKVSLLALSLEYPAQLWPDAPAAEAAATSLLDTLVLLPPRPSALRRPLLLAATTALAAGGALGPTSGASRRLLPLLLVLASGRDLGRSFGPASEQRPLQATAWECLRELESCKPGLLGGCLGLLRGLLGQEGPVQPLSLLLALALRNALVIQARARAGLQGLLVAGDCPTEGGPWNWMLAEEGDAHLQPQAPSWPAAEGGECCLTTLELSPEEARELRAAVAQLLDASYLLTPVAQAQLLWLLGWALRGLRGQPPVLFKPQLVRLLGTAQLTLLHAVLALKAAFGEALFTAQDEALLLRRLTLAAQHPALPLPAHLFYLHCLLNFPENWPLGPAGEEAAPLLLGSQLCRGLLPSLLHDPMALLARLHLLCLLCVEDEEKEEKGQDQSSRRYLEELLAGLRQRAALDGGPRALATLCFQASYLVARCLAGQPAVLTPLTHGLAQLYRARPALAPHFVDLLDWVGPELGEPLKVVLRQEVVSRPGRDEALRWHLQMLARVADGDAQSATLGFLQAAAARCTDWGLQQALLQVCRALLRAGVGGGLADLLQALARQLEDPDGRDHARLYYILLAHLEEPKLGVALGPSLAAPALASSLVAENQGFAAALMVQETPAPIRLSVGPHRAKGPAPVLQLQVEVLEQVYSLELRFRVERQLYAPLGAVHVPCLCPGRPTRPLLLPLQPRRPAPARLAVRALYTTSSGLTCHAHLPPLLVNFADLFLPFPQPPEGAKLGFFEELWDSCLPKGTESRLWCPLGPHGLEALVSRHLEPFVVVAQPPTSYLIAIRLPPDSRLLLRLEAPQADGVPVALRTDDWAVLPLVGDYLRGLSAAG